GTAATCGAAATTTTTGATGATGTTGATAATCTGCTGAAAAGTCTTGAAAAATCAGGCATAACGCTTCTTGAGAAGCCCGTCTTTACATCATCAAACCGTAATAATGATACTGGTTCAGCAAAATCCAATAGTGCGGCTGTTCATTGCCATGGTTGCAGTCTTTATAAAATGGGGTTGCCCCAAATAAAAGGGCAGGGAACAAGCATTCCAAGGGTTGTTTTTGTGTCTTCGTGGCCTGATGCAGGATGCCTGGAATCAGGCTCTCCTGTTTCAGGAGAATCTGGCGAGCTTCTGGAACGTATAATTAAGGCAATGAATCTTGAACCTGAGAATGTATATATTACCAATATTGTAAAATGCCTGCCACCCGGAGGCTTAATTCCTGTTGACTCTGATGTCTCATGCTGCATGAATTATCTTAAAAATGAGATTTCTGCCTTGAAACCAATTGCAATTATTCTTCTTGGCAGATTTGCAACTTTGGGATTTATAGGGAATTATCTGGCCTTTGAATCTATTGAAGGCAAGTTTCAAGAAAAGCATGGTTTAAGGCTTATGCCGACATATCATCCTGATGATCTGATCAAAGATGCATCGAAAAAACGAAACGTATGGGAGGCAATGAAAAAGGTCATGGCACTAATTTCATCAGGTGGTGAATCTTGAAAAAAAATGACCTTCTTATAGACTCTATTATAGATCAGGTTATAGATCCGGCTTTAACAGCTTTTGATTTTGACGGAGTCGTGGCAGACACAATGAATCTTTTTCTTGATATTGCAAGACATGATTTCGGAATAACCGGTCTGAAATACGAAGATTTCACGGAATACATGATTGAAGAGTGCCTGAATATTCCTCCGGACATTCTTGATGAGATATTTGATATGATCAATAATGGCTCATATAGTCATACGCTCAGGCAAATGCCAGGGGCTGTGGATGTATTGTGCCGCTTCGGCAGTTTTTCGTCTCCGCTTCTTGTTGTGACTGCAAGGCCGGATTCTGGTGTTGTCAAGGAGTGGTTTGCTAAAAATCTTGGTTCATGCCTTGATAAATGGGAAATTGTCGCAACAGGAACTTTTGAAGGGAAAAAGGATGTTCTTCTTGAAAAGGGAATCAGGTACTTTGTCGAAGATCGCCTTGAGACATGTTTTCAGATAGAAAAGGCAGGTATTGTTCCAATTTTGTATACACAGCCTTGGAACAGGAAAGAGCATTTTTTTATTGAGGCAGGCTCCTGGTCCGAAATTAAAAATCTTGCTGGTTTGTGATAGCTTATGGCTGACTCGAATATTAAAGACTTTCTTGATTTTCTTAAAAGTGAAAAGTCTTTTTCTGAAAACACATTCAGAGCATACAAAAGCGATCTTAACGAATTCATTGCTTTTGTTTGTCCTGTAAGTGATGAAATAAAAGAAGAAGAAAATGATGATTTGTTGTTAATAAGGAAGGTTAGTAGTGTAACTGCCCTTGAAATCAGGTCATACTTGGGGCATCTTTCAAAGAAAAAACTTAAAAAGACCTCGGTATCCAGAAAGCTTTCGACAATCAGGTCTTTTTTTCATTTTTTTGTCAAAAAAGGCATCATAGAAGATGATCCCACAGCCTATATCAGCAGTCCGAAAACGGAAAAGACCATACCCAAATACCTGACAGTTGACGATGCTTTCCGGGTTCTTGATTCAATTTGTGATGAAACGCTGAAAGGCTTAAGAAACAGGGCTGTTTTTGAAACAATTT
The DNA window shown above is from Desulforegula conservatrix Mb1Pa and carries:
- a CDS encoding uracil-DNA glycosylase; the encoded protein is MNPVIEIFDDVDNLLKSLEKSGITLLEKPVFTSSNRNNDTGSAKSNSAAVHCHGCSLYKMGLPQIKGQGTSIPRVVFVSSWPDAGCLESGSPVSGESGELLERIIKAMNLEPENVYITNIVKCLPPGGLIPVDSDVSCCMNYLKNEISALKPIAIILLGRFATLGFIGNYLAFESIEGKFQEKHGLRLMPTYHPDDLIKDASKKRNVWEAMKKVMALISSGGES
- a CDS encoding 5' nucleotidase, NT5C type is translated as MKKNDLLIDSIIDQVIDPALTAFDFDGVVADTMNLFLDIARHDFGITGLKYEDFTEYMIEECLNIPPDILDEIFDMINNGSYSHTLRQMPGAVDVLCRFGSFSSPLLVVTARPDSGVVKEWFAKNLGSCLDKWEIVATGTFEGKKDVLLEKGIRYFVEDRLETCFQIEKAGIVPILYTQPWNRKEHFFIEAGSWSEIKNLAGL